One Micromonospora sp. WMMD1120 genomic region harbors:
- a CDS encoding DUF397 domain-containing protein, translating into MKSGNNGGSCVEVADNLPGVVLVRDSKHRDGGALTFGPAAWANFVDLAKAIGPVG; encoded by the coding sequence ATGAAGAGCGGAAACAACGGCGGCTCCTGTGTCGAGGTCGCTGACAATCTTCCCGGCGTTGTCCTCGTCCGCGACAGCAAGCACCGCGACGGCGGCGCGCTGACCTTCGGACCGGCGGCCTGGGCTAATTTCGTCGACCTGGCGAAGGCGATCGGCCCCGTCGGCTAG